A stretch of Heptranchias perlo isolate sHepPer1 chromosome 1, sHepPer1.hap1, whole genome shotgun sequence DNA encodes these proteins:
- the LOC137338253 gene encoding fibroblast growth factor-binding protein 1-like codes for MKFSRVVLLLLLLFITQYLLADASDNQKQRRKGKGQSRGETQGGSKNRKPETAPKVGAEEKKQREVPGSAPKQGRFVRRDKAQCKWTLRGEEAAARSLRLECKQGLNDYWCEFTGQPSACPNYTGNAKTYWKQITRTLKKQKSVCSEPSAVLKSSLCKSTRAAHLKMTRSSLLGAAAPGKKQPKALAPLTTANPDSPNINKIADENCSEKWGSLCKFMFSAFQG; via the coding sequence ATGAAGTTCTCGAGAGtcgtcctgctcctactcctcctattcATCACACAGTATCTCTTAGCGGATGCAAGTGACAACCAAAAACAGAGGAGGAAAGGCAAAGGACAGAGCCGAGGGGAAACTCAAGGCGGGAGCAAAAATAGGAAGCCAGAGACTGCACCAAAGGTGGGAGCCGAAGAGAAAAAGCAACGGGAGGTTCCGGGCTCAGCCCCGAAGCAGGGAAGATTCGTCAGGCGGGACAAGGCTCAGTGCAAGTGGACACTAAGAGGAGAAGAAGCCGCTGCCAGGAGCCTGCGTCTGGAATGCAAACAAGGACTTAATGATTACTGGTGTGAGTTCACGGGGCAACCGTCAGCCTGTCCGAACTACACAGGGAATGCAAAAACCTACTGGAAGCAAATCACCAGGACATTGAAGAAGCAAAAGTCGGTCTGCAGTGAGCCATCGGCAGTGCTGAAATCAAGCTTGTGTAAAAGTACACGGGCAGCTCATTTGAAAATGACCAGGTCCAGCCTGCTGGGCGCTGCAGCCCCTGGAAAGAAGCAACCGAAGGCACTAGCCCCACTTACTACCGCCAACCCTGATAGTCctaatataaataaaatagcTGACGAGAATTGCAGCGAAAAGTGGGGGTCTCTCTGCAAGTTCATGTTCTCAGCATTCCAGGGCTAA